One window of Triticum dicoccoides isolate Atlit2015 ecotype Zavitan chromosome 5A, WEW_v2.0, whole genome shotgun sequence genomic DNA carries:
- the LOC119301932 gene encoding uncharacterized protein LOC119301932: protein MAPPPPPPIDAPLRLPPLPADTILEILSRVGDATAVVRCAATCKAWRRLILEPSFLSRRRAGRSDPSPLLGFFFLDTSQKLPRRRLYLRRPTRFLPLGPSQSQATALPLSHFLPKPDAAGLSGFAPVASGAGGLLALRRSPASSCDPVRICVCDPVAGTSTFLPPLPPTTSPENIVFLDADGSSFRLLAVMNRPMGIRLRVFSSQTGQWGTAVTAPLPDNMVIHLCSPAVVHRGAAHWICGTRALPNAVHALAVRPGQADVSVCRFDLPLRAGIHRLNHAAEAVRLFSSAQGCLSLVLLDEPVISVWNFKDNGADGRPWELHKTVHLPSVLPSTISDPSAGWRLSVVASCDQSGSLFLRAVGEGGLFVLNLETEVMSRVRNDHCAKFLCPYVANLSSCLGAMKNF, encoded by the coding sequence atggcgccgccgccgccgccgccgatagaCGCGCCTCTGCGGCTGCCGCCTCTCCCGGCGGACACCATCTTGGAGATCTTGTCCCGCGTGGGCGACGCTACCGCCGTCGTCCGCTGCGCAGCCACCTGCAAAGCATGGCGCCGCCTCATCCTGGAACCGTCCTTCCTCTCCCGCCGTCGCGCCGGGCGCTCCGACCCCTCCCCTCTCCTCGGCTTCTTCTTCCTGGACACATCCCAGAAGCTGCCCCGTCGCCGCCTCTACCTCCGCCGCCCCACGCGCTTCCTCCCCCTCGGCCCCTCTCAGTCGCAGGCAACCGCCCTCCCCCTGTCCCACTTCTTGCCGAAGCCGGACGCGGCCGGCCTCAGCGGGTTCGCCCCCGTCGCGTCAGGCGCCGGCGGGCTCCTTGCCCTCCGCCGTTCCCCGGCCAGCTCGTGCGACCCCGTCAGGATCTGCGTCTGCGACCCCGTGGCAGGGACCTCcaccttcctcccccctctcccgCCCACAACATCCCCCGAGAACATCGTCTTTCTCGACGCCGACGGCTCCTCGTTCCGCCTGCTTGCGGTGATGAACCGACCAATGGGGATCCGCCTGCGCGTCTTCTCCTCCCAGACCGGGCAGTGGGGCACGGCTGTGACGGCCCCACTTCCTGATAACATGGTGATCCACCTCTGCTCCCCTGCCGTCGTCCACCGTGGTGCCGCCCACTGGATATGCGGCACCCGTGCCCTCCCGAATGCGGTGCACGCACTGGCCGTTCGCCCCGGCCAGGCCGATGTCTCGGTGTGCCGATTCGACCTTCCGCTGCGCGCAGGCATTCACCGCCTGAACCACGCCGCAGAAGCCGTTCGCCTGTTCAGTTCAGCTCAGGGGTGTCTCTCCTTGGTTCTTCTGGATGAACCTGTGATCTCCGTCTGGAACTTCAAAGACAATGGCGCTGATGGCAGGCCCTGGGAGCTTCACAAGACGGTACATCTGCCGTCGGTGTTGCCGTCGACAATCTCTGATCCTTCTGCAGGGTGGAGGCTCTCTGTCGTAGCATCGTGCGATCAGAGTGGCTCCTTGTTCTTGCGTGCTGTGGGCGAGGGCGGCCTTTTTGTGCTCAACCTGGAGACGGAGGTGATGTCGAGGGTACGCAACGACCACTGCGCCAAGTTCCTGTGCCCGTATGTGGCGAATCTGAGTTCTTGCCTGGGAGCCATGAAGAATTTCTGA
- the LOC119301933 gene encoding cyclase-like protein 3 isoform X1: MAPPLLLLLLVPLVAATGPCAHPAHPSQPASCAAEPVLAPERREAHGGGRILDITHYYQEDMPSWESGAGVGQFLWLPASMRNGSLANNSEMRMPTHTGTHVDAPGHVFQHYFDAGFDVDTLDLDVLNGPALLVDVPRDENITAKTMESLHIPKGVQRVLFRTLNTDRNLMWKKEFDTSYVGFMKDGAQWLVDNTDIKLVGIDYLSVAAFDDLIPSHLVLLENRDIILVEGLKLENVIPGIYSLHCLPLRLRGAEGSPIRCILIK, translated from the exons ATggcgcctcccctcctcctcctcctcctcgtccctcTCGTCGCCGCCACCGGACCGTGCGCCCACCCGGCCCACCCGAGCCAGCCGGCGTCGTGCGCCGCGGAGCCCGTGCTGGCGCCGGAGCGCCGGGAGGCGCACGGCGGGGGCCGCATCCTGGACATCACCCACTACTACCAGGAGGACATGCCCTCGTGGGAGTCCGGCGCCGGGGTGGGCCAGTTCCTCTGGCTGCCCGCCTCCATGCGCAACGGCTCCCTCGCCAACAACTCCGAGATGCGGATGCCCACCCACACCGGCACCCACGTCGACGCCCCCGGCCACGTCTTCCAGCACTACTTCGACGCTGGCTTCGACGTCGACACCCTCGACCTCGACGTCCTCAACG GTCCTGCACTGCTGGTTGATGTTCCAAGGGATGAAAATATTACTG CTAAAACGATGGAATCTTTGCATATTCCTAAAGGAGTTCAACGGGTACTTTTTAGAACATTAAACACTGACAG GAACCTAATGTGGAAGAAAGAGTTTGACACAAGCTATGTGGGTTTTATGAAAGATGGTGCCCAATGGTTGGTAGACAACACGGATATTAAGCTTGTCG GAATAGACTATTTGTCCGTTGCAGCTTTCGATGACTTGATCCCTTCACATTTAGTTTTACTTGAAAACCGG GATATCATTCTTGTGGAGGGCCTCAAACTGGAGAATGTCATACCTGGGATATACTCGTTGCATTGCCTGCCACTTCGGTTGCGTGGAGCTGAAGGTTCGCCGATCAGATGCATCCTTATAAAGTGA
- the LOC119301933 gene encoding cyclase-like protein 3 isoform X2, whose product MAPPLLLLLLVPLVAATGPCAHPAHPSQPASCAAEPVLAPERREAHGGGRILDITHYYQEDMPSWESGAGVGQFLWLPASMRNGSLANNSEMRMPTHTGTHVDAPGHVFQHYFDAGFDVDTLDLDVLNGPALLVDVPRDENITAKTMESLHIPKGVQRVLFRTLNTDRNLMWKKEFDTSYVGFMKDGAQWLVDNTDIKLVDEFQRPLHPFMRNRLFVRCSFR is encoded by the exons ATggcgcctcccctcctcctcctcctcctcgtccctcTCGTCGCCGCCACCGGACCGTGCGCCCACCCGGCCCACCCGAGCCAGCCGGCGTCGTGCGCCGCGGAGCCCGTGCTGGCGCCGGAGCGCCGGGAGGCGCACGGCGGGGGCCGCATCCTGGACATCACCCACTACTACCAGGAGGACATGCCCTCGTGGGAGTCCGGCGCCGGGGTGGGCCAGTTCCTCTGGCTGCCCGCCTCCATGCGCAACGGCTCCCTCGCCAACAACTCCGAGATGCGGATGCCCACCCACACCGGCACCCACGTCGACGCCCCCGGCCACGTCTTCCAGCACTACTTCGACGCTGGCTTCGACGTCGACACCCTCGACCTCGACGTCCTCAACG GTCCTGCACTGCTGGTTGATGTTCCAAGGGATGAAAATATTACTG CTAAAACGATGGAATCTTTGCATATTCCTAAAGGAGTTCAACGGGTACTTTTTAGAACATTAAACACTGACAG GAACCTAATGTGGAAGAAAGAGTTTGACACAAGCTATGTGGGTTTTATGAAAGATGGTGCCCAATGGTTGGTAGACAACACGGATATTAAGCTTGTCGATGAGTTCCAACGACCTTTGCATCCTTTTATGAG GAATAGACTATTTGTCCGTTGCAGCTTTCGATGA